In Planctomycetia bacterium, the genomic stretch TCTGAGCATTGAGCATGGAAGTTGAGGTCTGTGGCGAAATAACTGTCCCATCGAGTTCCAGCAGTTCATCGCCTGGCCTGATGCCCTGCTTATGAGCCTGGCTGTGAATCGTGACATTACGGACGAAGTAACTTCCCCCCAGTGGCTTGTCTTCGAGAAAGAGTCCGATGCCTGCACCATGTTCATAAATCTGTCTGATGGAAACATCTTCTTTCGAATAGTTGCTGAATACATCGAGCGATTGGAAGATCGCCTGCATACTGGCATGTATACCCTGCTGGCCCTGGATCAGTGGGACATCGCCTGCCGCCAGGCGAGCCAGTTTCAACTTTTCCTGCAGGGATGCACCCGGCCGATGTTCCAGGAAATGATCTGCATCGCGAGTCAGTTCTTCAGGCGGAATCAAACTCCCGGCCCGATAGAGACCTAAAAGGGCACGGCCAGCCAAGGCATATTCAGGTATTTCGCTGAAGTGATAATTCTTCGATATAAGCTGTACTTCCTTGGCTATGATAGCTGCATATTCTTCCGCAGATCGTGGAGAAACCTGCCGAATACGTTGTATGCCCTGGTTTTGACTGGGCTGCAAGGCAGATGTCGTTTGGGAAAAACAACACGCCACCAGGACCAAAAGTGAACAAAAAGTGAGATGAATGGTTCGATGCATCAAGTGTTATCCGTAGCCGCTTAAGATATCGTACCTGATTCCAGCGGGGAGAGAAGCCGGAACCGTGCGGGCGAACCTGTCAGCCTATCCATTGTCTACTACATTAATTATTGCCTCTCCCGGCTGAATTGAGAACAACATGCCTCATCTTGCTATTGTGGGCGCTACCGGAGCAGTAGGCGCCTTGATTCGTCGTGTGGTACTGGAACGTCAATTACCTTACCAGTCTATCAAATTCCTGGCTTCACCTCGCAGTGCCGGTCAGAAGATCGATTTTGCGGGTAAAACGTACGCCGTTGAAACCTTGTCGCCGGAAGCATTCCAAGGCGTTGATATCGTGCTCTCCAGCACCCCCGCCTCCATCAGTCGCGAGTGGAGTCCGGTTGCTGCCAAAGCTGGTGCTTATGTCATTGATAACTCCTCTGCCTGGCGCATGGATCCGGAAGTCCCGCTGGTGGTTCCCGAAGTCAATGCACATGCGTTGAAAAAGATACCCAAAAAGATTATCGCCAACCCCAATTGTTCGACCATTCAGATGGTCGTTGCATTGCAACCCCTGCATAACATCGCCAAGATCAAGCGTGTTGTGGTTTCGACCTATCAAGCCTCTTCTGGTAAAGGCGCCACCGGCTTGTTTGATCTCGATGCCCAGGTTGCAGCACTTGGCCAGGGCAAACCCGTACCTGCCCCGACTGCTCACATGGAACGACTGGCTGGCAACGTTATCGCCCACGACTGGAAACTGGGGGACAACGATTACAGCGAAGAAGAAACGAAGATGATTAACGAAACCAAAAAGATTATGGGTGATGAATCCATTCTCGTCGCCCCGACTACGGTTCGTGTGCCCGTTCGCACGGGTCACAGTGAATC encodes the following:
- a CDS encoding aspartate-semialdehyde dehydrogenase: MPHLAIVGATGAVGALIRRVVLERQLPYQSIKFLASPRSAGQKIDFAGKTYAVETLSPEAFQGVDIVLSSTPASISREWSPVAAKAGAYVIDNSSAWRMDPEVPLVVPEVNAHALKKIPKKIIANPNCSTIQMVVALQPLHNIAKIKRVVVSTYQASSGKGATGLFDLDAQVAALGQGKPVPAPTAHMERLAGNVIAHDWKLGDNDYSEEETKMINETKKIMGDESILVAPTTVRVPVRTGHSESINLEFHQPITVEQAKSALAKAPGVILMDGYAPGKVPTPLMAEDHDEVFVGRVRRDPTVQHGLHLWVVSDNLRKGAATNAVQIAQELIKQGIVK